A segment of the Meles meles chromosome 4, mMelMel3.1 paternal haplotype, whole genome shotgun sequence genome:
gaagttttaaaTTCTTCATAAGTCCAAGGTGGGACATGACTGCTACTGACAGGGTCTATTCAACACACTAATTCCAAGTTTGGTGACCATCAACAAACTGGCACCCAAGATTAAGCCCACAGGCATAATCCATCCAGAGTGATGGAATCTCATTCCTATAATGCCATTTAAGTTTCCAGATATAGCTAGGAAAACCCAAATGTTCCTCAGATCCTGAGAGAGCTGATAGGCACCCAGGCTTGCTAAGCCACCGAGAAGAAGCCCAGCAGCCAATGATAGGACACTAGCGTTTGCACAGCCAATGATCCTACCAGAAGCAACCAGTGCTGCACAGCGAAGGCCAATCCAGTGTAAAGGCACTAGAGGGCCAGAGGCCTTCTGCAttgttctcttctccctctgaccagaCAGAAGCATACACCAGGCCTGCACTGAACCGCTTTCCCCTAGGTCTGCACTGGTCCGAAAGGGTGCACAAAGCCCCATGACTCCATTTTTTACTGATGTTAAGTATTTTAAGATGATGAATTTTCCTCTAAAGCCCATTTTAACTACATCCATAGATTCAAAAGTGTTCTTACATTCTTTTCTCCACACGatgcaatttcattttttatttcctcttcaacttagatcttaagaaaatattattacaaATTCCAGGTAAAAGTGCCTTTAGGTTATCTAGTTTCATTGCATGGTGATTAGAGAAGGTTGTACCTAAAattcctatttattttaaattcagaataGATTCGGGATTTTCTGGTGGCCCTATATATGGCCAATTTCTCTAAATATTCCAAGGCTTATTCAAACTTAATAAAGTACAGAATTACCTTATCAATTAGCTCTATCTTATTATTCATGTTATTTCAGTATTCAAAATACTTAATTATTTTCATCCACTTGATCTGACATGGACCAAGAGGGGTGAATTCATGCCTCCCACTAGTGTTTTTATGTCTGTTTCCTGCTCTTATCACCTGTAATTTATGCTTTATGAATGTTTAGTGCACAGATATTCATAACTGTAATATGTCCATTGTGAGTTACACACTTCTGCACTATTGGGTTTTTATTTCTCAATATTCTCTTTGGCTGGAGTCCtggcttatttttatttgtgttttctggtctgctctttttaattcttttattttcagcctTCCTGAAGTGCTTCATTTTAGATGAGTCTATGCCATAGAATTAAGTTGCATAATCCATCCTGGAGActcatttcctttaaaaactaagtttaagggcacctgagtgtggctcagttggttaagtgtcaggcatttgattttagctcaggtcctgatctcaggtttgtgagatcaagccccatgttgggctctgcatcagcttggagtccacttgagatcctctccttcttaccctctctctgcttgcgctctctcacgctctctctctaaaataaacaaataaaataaatcttaaaaaaaaaaaaaaaactaaggtaggcctaaaaaaaaaactaagttaagcctttaaaaaataaaattaaaaaaaagttaagctaAGATAAACCTTTTAACAGGTGACTTGATATAAAAGTTATGCTTCATCTTTGCTCCATTTTCTGTGTCATTTTAAAGGTAttcttttcattataaattctgggtttttttgctttttgtgtgtTGTTGGTTTGCTATTCAAgttatgtgtttttttcctttagtagttacctttataataataattttt
Coding sequences within it:
- the LOC123940938 gene encoding transmembrane protein 14C-like — translated: MQKASGPLVPLHWIGLRCAALVASGRIIGCANASVLSLAAGLLLGGLASLGAYQLSQDLRNIWVFLAISGNLNGIIGMRFHHSGWIMPVGLILGASLLMVTKLGISVLNRPCQ